A genomic region of Planctomycetota bacterium contains the following coding sequences:
- a CDS encoding NAD(P)H-hydrate epimerase, producing MPLTRDQVRELDRRAAAEFGLSTLVLMENAGRGVADVWSRLNWSAPVAICCGVGNNGGDGFVAARHLDARGVEVRVAVVGERAKLTPESSPNLAVIEQAGLNIQWFASAGDEFTQFLSGAGSIVDALLGVGAHGEPRPPLDRIIEQMNRSGLPILAVDLPSGLDCDTGQPAVQTIRAMATCTFVAPKQGFAAPQAQHYLGTVHVADIGAPRKLVEEILGQSSNQSAVGQALA from the coding sequence ATGCCTCTCACACGCGACCAGGTCCGCGAGCTTGACCGCCGGGCGGCCGCAGAGTTCGGCCTGTCGACGCTGGTGCTCATGGAGAACGCCGGGCGCGGTGTGGCCGATGTCTGGTCGCGCTTGAATTGGTCAGCGCCGGTGGCGATTTGTTGCGGTGTCGGTAACAACGGCGGCGATGGCTTCGTCGCGGCTCGGCATCTCGACGCCCGCGGCGTGGAGGTGCGCGTGGCGGTCGTGGGAGAGCGGGCCAAGTTAACGCCCGAGTCGAGTCCGAACCTGGCCGTGATCGAGCAGGCCGGCTTGAACATTCAATGGTTCGCCAGCGCCGGCGACGAGTTCACGCAGTTTCTGTCCGGCGCAGGAAGCATTGTCGACGCACTATTGGGCGTGGGGGCTCACGGCGAGCCTCGCCCGCCGCTCGATCGAATCATCGAGCAGATGAATCGGTCGGGCTTGCCGATCCTGGCGGTCGATTTGCCGAGCGGCCTCGATTGCGACACCGGCCAGCCCGCGGTGCAAACGATCCGTGCCATGGCCACCTGCACATTCGTCGCCCCCAAGCAAGGCTTCGCCGCTCCACAGGCCCAGCATTACCTAGGCACGGTCCACGTAGCCGACATCGGCGCGCCACGCAAACTGGTCGAAGAGATACTGGGCCAGAGTTCCAATCAGTCAGCCGTAGGTCAGGCCTTGGCCTGA